In the Peptoclostridium acidaminophilum DSM 3953 genome, one interval contains:
- a CDS encoding sigma-70 RNA polymerase sigma factor region 4 domain-containing protein, with amino-acid sequence MSKEYFIFVEGKRIVVSKEVYQAYWHETNKENYQRRLDRENQLLFFCDLDHDGNFEGNLIDQNVDVEKLVETRQRIEELNRALASLTNEEREIIDALYFRDETTRNVASSFGLHQTSLIRKRNQILKKLKIILENF; translated from the coding sequence ATGAGTAAAGAATATTTTATTTTCGTTGAAGGAAAACGAATTGTAGTAAGCAAAGAGGTGTACCAAGCATACTGGCATGAAACAAATAAAGAGAATTATCAAAGGCGGCTGGATAGAGAAAACCAGTTGCTTTTCTTTTGTGACTTAGATCATGACGGAAATTTTGAGGGAAATCTTATTGACCAAAATGTCGATGTGGAAAAACTCGTTGAAACTCGCCAAAGAATTGAAGAACTGAATAGAGCATTAGCTTCTCTAACAAATGAAGAAAGGGAAATCATTGATGCCCTTTATTTTCGTGATGAAACAACAAGGAATGTTGCCAGTAGCTTTGGACTTCATCAAACCAGCCTAATCAGAAAAAGGAATCAGATTCTAAAGAAACTAAAAATAATTTTAGAAAATTTCTAA